The genomic region AAGATTTTGATCCGGATCTGAATTGTGAATTGAAGCTGGAGCAAACATTTGAAAAACATCCGCTGAAGGATGAAAATCAGCCCTCGGCATTATTTTCCTTTCAGCCAAATGAAACGGATCGCTTCTTCGTGTTTGTGGGTGATGTCCTTCCGATGATTTACCCGGACTATGATCTTTCCGCGGAAGAGCTCTGGGCCGTTCACATCGGAATGGAATACTTCATTAAAATGGGAGTTGCTGAGGATCCGGATAGGAAATCGCCAAGATTCCTTGCTTATCTAAAGATGGTCTCCACGGTTTTTCAGGAGCAGTTATACATCTACAAAACGGATACGGTTAAAATTGAAAAGGTGTACATGCTGAACAATCAACGCCATGTCGTCGGTTATGCAACATTTGACGACAAGAAGTATTCCTGGATTGTGGGAGACATCCCACATTTCGTCTACAAGAAGGAACTCCCGCCCCAGATCATCTGGTCCCTGCACATGGGCCGCATCCTGATGACGTAAAAAGGAAACCGCCAAGACGCCGAGAACGCCAAGAAATTATCGCTTATACGATCTTGGCGAACTTGGCGCCTTGGCGGTTCAAGTTCAAAAAACTAGTACTTAGTCGCCGGCGACTCCCGCAGTCGTTTCATTTTTCGGGCGAATGTTGTAGACCTTCGTTCCGAGAAGTTGTTGCTGCAGAAGTTTTCTCCTCATGATCTCTTCATCATGAGCGTTCTGCGGTCCTTCTCCTACAACGCGCACGCGAGCGGCGTGTTCGGCATTGATGTTCAGATGATGTTCGGTTGTGTTCAGCGGCACTTCCTTGTTATTCGCATAAACACCGTGCTTTCCGTACTTGCGGTACCACTGAGCGACCGTGGCATTCTGGTGCATTTTTTCCAGAATGTTTCTCCAGCCGATTCCCGTGTTGTACGCACAGAAGGAGATTTCCCCTTCTTGCGTTCCGTAAGGAATGATACACATTTCTGTCCGGCGGAAATCATAGTTGAAGAGATCCTGGAACCACATCCCTGCAACAAACAGGAAGTTCCATGGATCATTACGGCGTTCAACACCGACACCGTAGCTTTTTCCGGTTAAAGCAAACGATTTGTCGAACTTCTTCAACATATCAAGAATGCTGAAGCTTCTTGGCGCTTTGAACGGATCGTAGTTCTTCAACAAAGCAAAACCCATCATCGCGTTCGACAGGAATTTTCCACGGCCGGCGTCCGTAATTTTTTGGACATCTTTTACCAGACCGGGGATATCCAGGAAAGAGGGCACCGGGGCCATCTCTTTTGTTTCTTTGTTGATCATCAGAGCCGTTCCCACACCGCAATTCGGGTGGCAGCCGCAGCTTACCTGGCCCCATTCGGCATTAGGACCATGAACGAGATCTGCAAAATCAGCGAAGGCGCTGATCAGTGAGATCGGGAACCAATCCCGCCGCGGTTCTGTCAGACCTGTCTGCTTCTTCACATCGTAAGCAAGATGCGACAGAGTGTAACGCTGTGCCAGACGGCGCTCTTCACTAACCTCTTCATCACGTCCCGTGAAGGAAACCGGTTGAAACGCGATAAAGGCAATCTTTTTGGGATTGGTGCGAGCGAATTCGATGATCGGTCCCACCTGATCGTTGTTCACTCCGTTTACGAGAGTAACGACCAGAATGATATCCACGCCTGCGTTATGCAGGTTCTCGATCGCGCGCAGTTTCACATCAAAAAGGTTGCTGATCTTTCGGTGGTTATTGGCGTCATTGCCGATACCGTCGAACTGCAAATAAGCGTAACGAAGGCCTGCTTCGCCTGCTTCCTTTGCATATTCCGGATCCTGCGCGAACTTGATTCCGTTGGTAGCAGCCTGAACGCTGTTGTAACCAACTTTTCGCGCGTATCGGATCGCCTCAACAAAATGAGGGGACATCGTCGGTTCGCCACCGGAAAATTGAACTGACATTTGCCGGCGAGGCTTGATCTTGATTGCGTTGTCCAGAATCTCCTGGATTTCATCCATGGAAAGTTCATGAACGAACCCGACCTGATTTGCGTCCATGAAACAGGGATCGCACATCATGTTGCATCGGTTGGTCAAATCAATTGTTAAAACTGAACCGCGACCATGACGGATCGAGCTGGTTCCGTGGTTATGCAGTGTGGCATCGTTGTGAGCGTCGATATCACGGCCGGGGAAGTTCTCTTCGATGAATTCGAGAAACTTCGAATCGATAGCCATGATGTCTTCGATCTTGCCATGTTCGGGACACTCCTTCACCATCCAGACCTGTCCGTTCCGCTCAATGATGTCGGCTTTGATTTCGCCAACATGTTCATTGATCAAAGTGCGGTAGTCCTGCTCACCGGACAAAATCTTGGCTCTTGCTTCACGGACACACGACGGGCAAAGTGAATCTGTCTTACGGGGCCAACCGAGGGTGGGCTTAGATTTTTGCCACGACTTCAGCAGGGGCTTTTCGGACCACTTCGGAATAAACGAAGCGTTGGGCCGATACTTGTTAAAGAACTGGATGGTGTTGAAAAGGCTTTTCCCGACAACTGTAAGTGCCTTGTCAACGTACTTGAAAAATGGATACATGCTATACCCTCTCCTATAATGTTCGAAAGGAATGTCATACGGACCTCATCCTTTCGGTTGCTTTCGTGGTGCGAGTGAATAATCAACGTGTCCTCTCACCTTTAAGGGTGGCCTGACAATTGACACTTGACAGGTCAATTCACAGGCTATCAAAGCATATGAATGCATTCCTAATATAAGTGCATTAATAATCAGTGTGCATTAAAACACAATTTATTCCTAAACACAACGATTGCCATAGTCGAGAAGGAGGGTGTCACGCCTCGGTTCAGTTACGCTTTGTAGCCTCGGCCCAGCAGACAGCATACCAGAGGGATGCATCTGCTTTTTGCTCCCATTCTTGAAGTGCCCGCATGGCGCTATCAAACTTTGCCTGATCCAAGAGGCCGACTGGGACGATTGCATCCTTCGCGGATTCGATTACGCCCCTGAGGTTGCTTGCATAAGCGGGAAAATGAGGATGACCGGCGCAAGAACCAAAGAACAGCCACTCATTCTTCGTGGGAAGCGCACCGGACTGATGAAGCAGGCTCACCAAACGGCGTCCAACGTAGGGATCGTTCCCCAGTTTTTCATAAGAGCGGATGTACGCCTGCCATAGTTCATAGAACCCTAAAGGTTCTGGAAAGATTCGAAGAACGTCGTGATCGTCATCCTGCAGAATGATTCTGCCTCCAGGCCGGACAGCTTCCACCATCATGCGAACAACTGCAAGCGGATCCGTCACATGTTCCAACACGAATCGCGTATGAACAATATCGAAGCTCGCCCATTCCTCCCGCCGGAGTGGAAGAGCTGTGGCGTTTCCTTGCCGTAGATCGACTAAGTCTTCTTCCCCCTCTAGACCGGCAAGTCTTTTTGATTCCCTCAGTTGTTCCAAACTCCGCTCAACGCCTACAACGCGTCCTGCCGCACCGGCCGCCCGCGCCATGGCCCGCGTAAATTGCCCGAGACCTGAACCAACATCCAGAATCTTTTCTCCCCCACTCAATGCAAGACGCTGTAGCGCCGAATCGTTTAACAATTTGTTCAAAAGCGACAATCGTTGTTGTTCGTCCGGCGTTGTTCCATGTATGTAAAGCGACTCGGTCATTCCTTATTACTTTATCAAAAGCAACAATCGTTTCCACTCGATGCTACAACTGTTTCCAATTTCATCCAACCCCCCTCGACGGTGAACGAGTTGGCATAAAAACTGCACAAGAAAACAATGCGGGCGCGATGCTCGCGATCTTTGTTGAGGTGTGAACAAAATTATGGATGCGATCTTGATTGTGGATATAGATCCAAAACGCGCGGATTTGATTTGTGATCTACTGAACCAACATCAAATTACAGCGAAGCGATGTAACGATTTCGAAGAAGTCCGGGATTTCGTCGTGCTTTCCCCTGCGGTTATTTTTGTTCATTGCGCATTGTTGAACTATTCGTTCACCGAGCTCGCTGCTTTGAGCCAACAATCCCATGTCAGGTTGCTCTTTTATTGCACCGAAGCGGATCACAAAAGCGCCAGAACAATAGCGAAGCTTCCTGAAGATCTTGGAGAAGTGATTCTCAGACTGAACGAAAGCAACAAAGATCCACGTGAGAATGTTCTGACAATTTGACCTCTCTTGAGCATATCATTATCATGGGACAAGCGACCAACGCGACATGGAACTTTGTCTCTACTATTCTCCCGGACTGAACGAACAGATCCTTACCCTGGTTACGCAATCTTTCGGAATCGAGCAGCAGGCGCTCTCGCAAGAACTTCCTGTGGGGCCGGCCCCGAAAATTCTCGTCTTGAGTTACGAATATTTTCTTCGTAACGGTATGTCCGACGTTCCTAATCTGCTTGGTGTTTTCCTTGTTTTGAAACAGCAGAATCAATATCAGCAGGTTCGCGTACCCGAAGATGTCCTCCTTGATTTTTCCACCAAAGAAATCAATCCCGTAAAGTTAAAAAACCTGATCAAGTCTGCTGATCTTCGATGGCAACTGGAATGTTTGAAAACCGAGAGAGATGCCCATCTTCTCCGGCTAAAAGAACTGAACAATATCGGCATCTCCTTGTCGCGCGAAAAAGACCCGGTTAAGCTCCTCAACAAAATCCTCCAAAAGAGCCGGGCCATCACTTCGGCAGATGCCGGCAGCCTTTACCTTGTGGAAGGTGATGAAGAATCGGGCAAACTTCTTCGTTTCAAGATTTCGCAAAATGATTCCGTTCAAGTGCATTACGAAGAATTTCAAATGCCGATTACAAAAGGAAGTATAGCTGGTTATGTGGCCGCAACGGGACAGACGTTGAATATTCCCGACGTTTACCAGCTCGGCGCTGATTGCGAATACCACTTCAATCAACACTACGATGAGAGCACCGGTTATAGAACGACTTCGATGCTCACAGCGCCTATGACGGATCACCAGGGGCACATCACAGGAATAATTCAACTCATCAATCGCAAGAAGGATGCTTCTGTAAAGTTGACGCAAAAGAATTACAAAGAGTGGGTGCGCTCTTTTGATCAAAATGATGAAGAATTGATCAACTCCCTGGCATCACAAGCGGCTGTGGCTCTGGATAACAGCACGCTCATCAAAAGTATTCAACATCTGTTTGAAGGCTTTGTGACCGCAGCAGTCACCGCGATTGAATCGCGGGATCCAACCACATCAGGCCACTCTTTTCGCGTTGCGAACTTGACGGTGGCCCTGGCGGCACTTGTGGATCGCAGTACGACCGGACGCTGCGCGGGAATTCATTTCTCTACGGATGAAATCAAAGAAATGCGCTATGCCGCGTTATTGCACGACTTCGGCAAAGTTGGCGTGCGTGAAAATGTCCTGGTGAAATCTAAAAAACTTTATCCATTTCAAGTGGATTTGATTCGGCAGCGTTTTGAGTACATGAAAAAAGCCTGGGAAGCCGAATATTACCGTTCGAAATTCAACCTGTTGCGGTCTGCTGGAAGTGAAAATTTTGAAACCCAGTTCGCGCCGCTGGAAAAAGCATTTGAAAACAGACTTGGTTCCCTGGATGACTACTATCAATTCATTCTGCAGAGCAATGAACCAACCGTTTTGCCGATGGGAAATTTTGACAAACTCCTGCGCATCGCATCCGATCAGGATTTGATTGCGCCTGGATCGCATGGCCCATTGGTGAGTGGAGAAGAGATTCAATTCCTCTCCATTCGAAAGGGAAATCTGAATGAAAGAGAGAGATCTGAAATTCAATCTCACGTCACTCATACTTTCCTTTTTCTCAGCAAGATCCCCTGGACTTCGGAACTGCGTGACGTTCCGAAAATCGCGTACGGGCATCATGAAAAGATGGACGGTTCCGGCTATCCAAACCGTTTGCGCGGCGAGGATATTCCGGTGCAAACTCGAATCATGACCATCTCCGATATTTACGATGCCCTCACGGCAGCGGATCGTCCTTACAAACGCTCCGTGCCCTCCGATAATGCGCTCGATATCATCGCGGAAGAAGTAAAACAGCAGCAACTGGATCCCGAATTGTTTCAATTGTTCGTGGAAGGAAAGGTTTATCAGCTCGCGAACAGCAAACCGTGAAAAGATTTCTTGCTCTCTTTTTGCTGGTGGCTTCTCTGGCTTTTACGCATGACGAACTCGCGGAGCAAGTTCAAGCAATTACACTAAAAATTAGACAAGAGCCTAAGCGGGCCGATCTTTATTTTCAGCGCGGCGAGCTCTATCGAGCGGATGGTCACTGGAAGCAGGCTGAACTGGATTACCTTCGCGCCCGGAAACTGGCGCCGAATGTTGCTGCTGCAGATCTTGGACTCGGTTTGGTCTACTTAAGTACAAACAAACTGAATGAATCTAAGAACGCATTCGACCGTTTTCTGCAGCAGTATCCGGAAAATGCTGAAGCCAGAGTCGCGCGTGGACATGTCTTCCGTAAATTGAATCAGCCAATGTTGGCTGTAGACGACTACAGCAAAGCGCTCGCGCAGCGCCCTGATCCGGAAATCTACATAGAAAGGGCAAAACTGCTGGCCGAACAAAATATGCTGCAGGATGCGCTAAAGGGGTTAAACGACGGAATCGAACGGCTTGGTCCGGTCGTTACTTTGGAGTTGTACGCAATCGATCTTGAATTACTCCTCAAACATTATGAGGAAGCGCTGCAGCGGATCGATCGAATTGCTGAGCAATCCGAGCGCAAAGAGACCTGGTTGGCTCGCAAAGGCGATATCCTTTTTTTAGCTTCTCGAACAGAGGAGGCCCGAGAATCATATCTTCTGGCACTGGAAGCAATTCAGGGGTTGCCGCAGTCGCGTAAAAACAACCGCTACACGCGCGAGTTGGAAGCCAAAATACGACACGCTCTTGAGAATCTTTAAGCGATTCCAGTAGAATAAGGCCCAAAGGACGAAGTGACCAATATGATGAAATTACGTACAGTTTTCGTATCCGCTATTTTGGCGCTCATAGCTGCTTCCACTTTCGCCGCAGAAGTAACTCTTGTTTCCACAGGTTCAACATGGAAATACCTGGATAACGGATCCAATCAGGGAACCGCCTGGAGATCTCTCGCTTTTGATGATGCCACATGGAGCTCCGGAGCGGCACAACTTGGTTATGGAGATGGAGACGAAGCGACTATTGTCAGTTATGGCCCCGATGCGAATGCGAAATACACCACAACGTATTTTCGTCAGAAATTTTTTGTTGGAAGTCCTTCTACTTATACGGGATTAACACTGAACCTGCTGAAAGATGATGGCGCTGTCGTTTACTTGAATGGGACGGAAATTCATCGAATCAACATGCCCACCGGTTCCATTTCGTATACAACGTTGGCATCAACTGCGCTCGGCGCGCCTCAAGAGGCAACCTTTTATTCCACGACTCATGCCAATACGTTACTGACAGGATGGAATGTGCTGGCAGTTGAGGTCCATCAGGCGAACGGCACGAGCACCGACCTCAGCTTCGCCCTGGAATTGAAGGCGAGCGATTCGGTCACCGTGACAAGGGGTCCCTATTTGCAAATCGGAACACCCGGCAGCATGATCGTCAAATGGCGAACGAACGTCGCAACAGACAGCCGCGTTCGATACGGGTTGGACCCGTCAAACTTGTCATCCTTTAAAGATAACAGCACGGTAACCACCGAACATGAGGTGGCACTCAGTGGACTGCTGGCGAATACGCAGTATTATTACTCGGTCGGCTCAACTACTACCGTATTAGCAGGTGGCGATACAAACCACTATTTCTATACTTCACCCTTGTCCGGTACGGCTGTTCCGACGCGAATCTGGGTGTTAGGAGATTCCGGCACGGCAAATTCGAACGCAGCTGCGGTGCGCGATGCTTACCTGAATCTCACAGGAAGTCAATACACTGACCTGTGGCTGATGCTGGGGGATAATGCCTACGCGAGCGGAACCGACAGCGAATACGAGGCTGCTGTTTTCGATATGTATCCCACGATGCTTCGCATCAGCCCTCTCTGGCCAACGCTCGGAAATCATGACGGTGTGTCGGCGGATTCTGCAACGCAAACAGGACCTTACTACAGCATTTTCAAACTCCCGACCCAGGGGGAAGCGGGCGGCCTCGCTTCAGGAACGGAAGCGTACTATTCGTTTGACTACGGCAATATTCATTTCATCTGTCTGGAATCGCACGAAACCAATCGCGCAGTGAATGGAACGATGATGACCTGGTTGCAAAATGATGTGATTTCCACCAACAAGGATTGGATCATCGCCTTCTGGCATCATCCACCTTACAGTAAAGGCTCGCATAACTCCGATACAGATTTACAACTGACCGAAATGCGGACGAATGCTTTGCCGATCCTGGAACAGGCAGGAGTGGATCTGGTGCTTACAGGGCACAGCCATTCCTACGAGCGATCCTTCTTGATTGATGGTCACTACGGCCTTTCGAGCACATTCACAGCTGCAATGAAGAAAGATGGCGGATCGGGACGTGAAGATGGAACCGGCTCATACAAGAAACCAACAGATGGACTCGGACCACACGAAGGCGCTGTTTATGCAGTCGCCGGCAGCTCGGGGCAAACTTCCGGTGGAACACTGAACCATCCGGCTATGTATATCTCTCTCAATTTGTTGGGATCGATGATTCTGGAAATCAATGGGACCCGGCTCGATGCAAAATTTATCAATCAGGCGGGAGCAACGCAGGACTACTTCACAATCCTTAAAGGCGGCACAACACCGGCGGCGCCATCCAATCTGGCGGCTGCCGCGGTTTCAACAAGCCAGATCAATCTGACCTGGACAGACAATTCCAACAATGAAACGTCATTCAAAATCGAGCGTTCCACGGATGGTGTGAACTTTGGTCAAATCGCAACCGTTGGCGCAAATGTCACATCTTACTCAAATACAGGCTTGAGCTCCTCTACGACCTATTACTATCGCGTGCGCTCTGGGAATGCTGCAGGCGACTCGGCATACTCCAATACGGCGAATGCGACAACGCAAGGAGTATCGCCGAATGCGCCTTCCGCTCTGGTTGCAACGGCGATCTCGAAAACCAGAATCGATCTTTCCTGGACAGACAATTCAAACAATGAAACTGGTTTTAAGATTGAACGCTCAACGGACGGGACAAATTTCTCGCAAATTGCTACGGTTGGCGCAAACGTCAGCACGTACAGCAATAACGGATTGAAAAGCAATAAAACTTATTGGTATCGCGTGCGCGCATATAACGGCACTGGCAACTCTGCTTATTCGAATGTGGCCAGCGCTAAAACGCCGAAACGGTAATTCTAATTTTCCGTAGGGCGGGTGTCCCTGCCCGCCATTCTTTTCTTCAGTTCGCCGCGGTCTACTTTGCCCAGGTGTGTTCTTGGCAGGCTCTCCACAAAAATGATGTGACGCGGATATTTGTAAGGTTCCAGATTCTTTTTCACAAATTCTTTCAGTTCTTCTTCAAAACCGGTCCGTTGCTCTGCAGCAATCACATAAGCGCAGGGCTTAGTAAGTCCGGCTGCATCTGTGATTGGAACCACGGCACACTCGCGCACACCAGCATGCTTTAGCAAACAATTTTCCACTTCCTGTGGAGAGACCCACTTGCCTGAAACTTTCATCATGTCATCGCCACGTCCGCAATGCGTGTAAAACCCGTCTGCATCTTTGCGAACAAGATCGCCGGTTATGTACCACTCGCCGCGAAAAGAACTTGCCGTCTTTTCCATCAACTGCCAGTAACCGATGGCTCGCGATTTACCACGCACCCAGCACATTCCCACTTCCCCTTCAGGAACTTCCTTTCCCTGATCATCTGCGGACTTCACTTCAAAACCGGGCACAACCGTCCCGACCGTTCCAGGTTTTACCAAACCTACACGGTTCGAAATAAAAATGTGCCACATCTCCGCGGTGCCTAGTCCATCCAGCAATTCCACACCGAATATTCTTTTCCATCTGTCATAAAGTTCAACCGGTAAGGCTTCCCCTGCAGAGGTTGCAAAACGCAAACTTCTAAAATCTTGCTGCATCGCTTCAGGATGACCGACCATCTGGTTGACCATGGTTGGAACATTGATCAAAATGGTAGGGCGGTGTTTGCGAATCTTTTCAAAAAGGACCTCTGCAGTACATCTTTCGGGAAACAACACACAGGCGGCTCCGACAGAAAAGGGGAAAAACAAATTGCTGCCTGTTGCATAGCCGAAGAATAATTTCGGAACGGAAATCGTCAGGTCTGTCGCATCGTATTCCAGATGTTTTTTGGCGTAGCATTCCGTTGTGTTCGCAAAAGATTGATGAGTCTGCACAACTGCTTTCGGCTTGCCGGTCGTTCCTCCTGAAAATAGCCAGATGGCTGCATCATCCCGGTGAGTCACTGAATTTTCAATCTGAGTACTCACCTGCTGGCGCAAAGAATCGAACGAAGAAACCGGCACCGGACAATCGCCTTGCGGCAATTCACCGATAGCCAGAAGCCCCTTAAGATGGTGACGCACAAGGGATGAAGCTTCGGCAAAAGCAGGATAACTTTCACCGAAAACGATCGCGTACTTGGCCCGCGTATATTCGAGAAAGTACGCAATGTCTTCGCTCTTCAATTGCGGATTCACCATCACCACAACTGCGCCAATCTTTAAGATCCCGAATAAGGCACACGGATACTCGGGTATGTCTGGAAGCGAAATGATGACACGGTCCTCTTGCTCGGCGCCCATCTGGCGCAAAACATTCCCGAACTGATTTGCGAACTCGAAGACTTGTTGATAATTGTAAGTCTTTGAATCCGTAACTATCGCGCGACGCCCACCGTTACCTTCCTGCAGACGCGCGTCCAGCAGAAACTCGGCGAGGTTGAAATGTTCAGGTGCGTCGAAGCCTGAAAAATGCTCAGCGGACATAACAATCTCACGCAGGCGAGACGCCCGCGTTACTTCTGCTTTTTATCCCACTCCTCTTTGGTCATGAGCTTGATGGGTTCGAGCTTCTTTGCGGCCAAACGTTTATTCAAGTTGTCAAGCTCTTTGCTGATGATTGATTCATACTTTGCATTCGCCTGATCCAGTTCCGCATTCAAAACGGAAAGTTTGCCGATCTGTGATTCGGTCGGGCGCCCGGCATGCAAACTCACAAAAAGATACAGTTCAACGACTTTTTCGCGAAGTTGCTCTTCTCCGGTCAGCCAACCTTCTTTCGTTGCCACGATGCTTTTATGCAAAGCATTCAATCGATTAGCAAAACCGGTCAAGGCTTTAGCCAGTTCATCGCCTTTCTTCAATTTCCCCGCGCGATCCTTAGCTTGATCGCGAACGCCGGTGATCTGATCGGCTAAAAAAGCCAATCGCTCCTGCATCTGATAAAGCTTCATGCTTGTTTCAAACTGAATCTTGCGATCCTCTGCAGAATACGAAACTGTAGGATCCGGATCCAATTTGATTTGCGATTCGAAAGTCTCAGTTCCTTTGATCAGTTTCACTTTGTATGTACCATCAGGCACCGTCGGACCCACCATCGCGCCATAGCCAAGTTGAGGTGAGGGAGCTACCTTTGGCGGTTTCAATCTCATGTACCAGGGCACACGATTGATGCCTTTCCGCTTTCCGCCGGGAAGGGAACTGATGAACTTTCCCTGTGTATCGTAGATTTCCAGTTTCATATCACCCATCATGTGGCGGTCTTTCAAATAGTAGGTGATCCATGCTGCCTCCGGCGTATTCGAACCAACGAATTCGTCATCTCCCGGAAAATCTTGAGCAAAACGAGGGAAACGAATCTGTGCCGGCCTTGTTTCAAGAAAAGCCACTTTTGATTCCAGAATCTTTTCGTTAATTTGGCGCAACGGACTAATATCATCCACGATGTAGATTCCGCGTCCGTGGGTTCCGACAATCAAATCGTGCTCCC from bacterium harbors:
- a CDS encoding radical SAM protein gives rise to the protein MYPFFKYVDKALTVVGKSLFNTIQFFNKYRPNASFIPKWSEKPLLKSWQKSKPTLGWPRKTDSLCPSCVREARAKILSGEQDYRTLINEHVGEIKADIIERNGQVWMVKECPEHGKIEDIMAIDSKFLEFIEENFPGRDIDAHNDATLHNHGTSSIRHGRGSVLTIDLTNRCNMMCDPCFMDANQVGFVHELSMDEIQEILDNAIKIKPRRQMSVQFSGGEPTMSPHFVEAIRYARKVGYNSVQAATNGIKFAQDPEYAKEAGEAGLRYAYLQFDGIGNDANNHRKISNLFDVKLRAIENLHNAGVDIILVVTLVNGVNNDQVGPIIEFARTNPKKIAFIAFQPVSFTGRDEEVSEERRLAQRYTLSHLAYDVKKQTGLTEPRRDWFPISLISAFADFADLVHGPNAEWGQVSCGCHPNCGVGTALMINKETKEMAPVPSFLDIPGLVKDVQKITDAGRGKFLSNAMMGFALLKNYDPFKAPRSFSILDMLKKFDKSFALTGKSYGVGVERRNDPWNFLFVAGMWFQDLFNYDFRRTEMCIIPYGTQEGEISFCAYNTGIGWRNILEKMHQNATVAQWYRKYGKHGVYANNKEVPLNTTEHHLNINAEHAARVRVVGEGPQNAHDEEIMRRKLLQQQLLGTKVYNIRPKNETTAGVAGD
- a CDS encoding methyltransferase domain-containing protein; protein product: MTESLYIHGTTPDEQQRLSLLNKLLNDSALQRLALSGGEKILDVGSGLGQFTRAMARAAGAAGRVVGVERSLEQLRESKRLAGLEGEEDLVDLRQGNATALPLRREEWASFDIVHTRFVLEHVTDPLAVVRMMVEAVRPGGRIILQDDDHDVLRIFPEPLGFYELWQAYIRSYEKLGNDPYVGRRLVSLLHQSGALPTKNEWLFFGSCAGHPHFPAYASNLRGVIESAKDAIVPVGLLDQAKFDSAMRALQEWEQKADASLWYAVCWAEATKRN
- a CDS encoding GAF domain-containing protein translates to MELCLYYSPGLNEQILTLVTQSFGIEQQALSQELPVGPAPKILVLSYEYFLRNGMSDVPNLLGVFLVLKQQNQYQQVRVPEDVLLDFSTKEINPVKLKNLIKSADLRWQLECLKTERDAHLLRLKELNNIGISLSREKDPVKLLNKILQKSRAITSADAGSLYLVEGDEESGKLLRFKISQNDSVQVHYEEFQMPITKGSIAGYVAATGQTLNIPDVYQLGADCEYHFNQHYDESTGYRTTSMLTAPMTDHQGHITGIIQLINRKKDASVKLTQKNYKEWVRSFDQNDEELINSLASQAAVALDNSTLIKSIQHLFEGFVTAAVTAIESRDPTTSGHSFRVANLTVALAALVDRSTTGRCAGIHFSTDEIKEMRYAALLHDFGKVGVRENVLVKSKKLYPFQVDLIRQRFEYMKKAWEAEYYRSKFNLLRSAGSENFETQFAPLEKAFENRLGSLDDYYQFILQSNEPTVLPMGNFDKLLRIASDQDLIAPGSHGPLVSGEEIQFLSIRKGNLNERERSEIQSHVTHTFLFLSKIPWTSELRDVPKIAYGHHEKMDGSGYPNRLRGEDIPVQTRIMTISDIYDALTAADRPYKRSVPSDNALDIIAEEVKQQQLDPELFQLFVEGKVYQLANSKP
- a CDS encoding tetratricopeptide repeat protein; the encoded protein is MKRFLALFLLVASLAFTHDELAEQVQAITLKIRQEPKRADLYFQRGELYRADGHWKQAELDYLRARKLAPNVAAADLGLGLVYLSTNKLNESKNAFDRFLQQYPENAEARVARGHVFRKLNQPMLAVDDYSKALAQRPDPEIYIERAKLLAEQNMLQDALKGLNDGIERLGPVVTLELYAIDLELLLKHYEEALQRIDRIAEQSERKETWLARKGDILFLASRTEEARESYLLALEAIQGLPQSRKNNRYTRELEAKIRHALENL
- a CDS encoding metallophosphoesterase, whose protein sequence is MMKLRTVFVSAILALIAASTFAAEVTLVSTGSTWKYLDNGSNQGTAWRSLAFDDATWSSGAAQLGYGDGDEATIVSYGPDANAKYTTTYFRQKFFVGSPSTYTGLTLNLLKDDGAVVYLNGTEIHRINMPTGSISYTTLASTALGAPQEATFYSTTHANTLLTGWNVLAVEVHQANGTSTDLSFALELKASDSVTVTRGPYLQIGTPGSMIVKWRTNVATDSRVRYGLDPSNLSSFKDNSTVTTEHEVALSGLLANTQYYYSVGSTTTVLAGGDTNHYFYTSPLSGTAVPTRIWVLGDSGTANSNAAAVRDAYLNLTGSQYTDLWLMLGDNAYASGTDSEYEAAVFDMYPTMLRISPLWPTLGNHDGVSADSATQTGPYYSIFKLPTQGEAGGLASGTEAYYSFDYGNIHFICLESHETNRAVNGTMMTWLQNDVISTNKDWIIAFWHHPPYSKGSHNSDTDLQLTEMRTNALPILEQAGVDLVLTGHSHSYERSFLIDGHYGLSSTFTAAMKKDGGSGREDGTGSYKKPTDGLGPHEGAVYAVAGSSGQTSGGTLNHPAMYISLNLLGSMILEINGTRLDAKFINQAGATQDYFTILKGGTTPAAPSNLAAAAVSTSQINLTWTDNSNNETSFKIERSTDGVNFGQIATVGANVTSYSNTGLSSSTTYYYRVRSGNAAGDSAYSNTANATTQGVSPNAPSALVATAISKTRIDLSWTDNSNNETGFKIERSTDGTNFSQIATVGANVSTYSNNGLKSNKTYWYRVRAYNGTGNSAYSNVASAKTPKR
- a CDS encoding benzoate-CoA ligase family protein; protein product: MSAEHFSGFDAPEHFNLAEFLLDARLQEGNGGRRAIVTDSKTYNYQQVFEFANQFGNVLRQMGAEQEDRVIISLPDIPEYPCALFGILKIGAVVVMVNPQLKSEDIAYFLEYTRAKYAIVFGESYPAFAEASSLVRHHLKGLLAIGELPQGDCPVPVSSFDSLRQQVSTQIENSVTHRDDAAIWLFSGGTTGKPKAVVQTHQSFANTTECYAKKHLEYDATDLTISVPKLFFGYATGSNLFFPFSVGAACVLFPERCTAEVLFEKIRKHRPTILINVPTMVNQMVGHPEAMQQDFRSLRFATSAGEALPVELYDRWKRIFGVELLDGLGTAEMWHIFISNRVGLVKPGTVGTVVPGFEVKSADDQGKEVPEGEVGMCWVRGKSRAIGYWQLMEKTASSFRGEWYITGDLVRKDADGFYTHCGRGDDMMKVSGKWVSPQEVENCLLKHAGVRECAVVPITDAAGLTKPCAYVIAAEQRTGFEEELKEFVKKNLEPYKYPRHIIFVESLPRTHLGKVDRGELKKRMAGRDTRPTEN
- a CDS encoding glycosyl hydrolase, which codes for EASRHNPAVAYVTFDGHQTGDMKTYVSKTTDYGQTWKSLVTDTFKGYARVIREDIVNPNVLFVGTELGLFLTIDGGQQWAQFTGNFPPVPVHDLAIHPREHDLIVGTHGRGIYIVDDISPLRQINEKILESKVAFLETRPAQIRFPRFAQDFPGDDEFVGSNTPEAAWITYYLKDRHMMGDMKLEIYDTQGKFISSLPGGKRKGINRVPWYMRLKPPKVAPSPQLGYGAMVGPTVPDGTYKVKLIKGTETFESQIKLDPDPTVSYSAEDRKIQFETSMKLYQMQERLAFLADQITGVRDQAKDRAGKLKKGDELAKALTGFANRLNALHKSIVATKEGWLTGEEQLREKVVELYLFVSLHAGRPTESQIGKLSVLNAELDQANAKYESIISKELDNLNKRLAAKKLEPIKLMTKEEWDKKQK